The following proteins are encoded in a genomic region of Hoeflea phototrophica DFL-43:
- a CDS encoding LacI family DNA-binding transcriptional regulator, whose amino-acid sequence MRPTAKDLAVEAGVSLATIDRVLNGRPGVRPRTVTKVNEAIERIGFVRNLAAVNLARKKSYQFRFLLPDHGDQFLDVLVKHIEEAKKSFVDELADVAATRLPVDDPYKLAAYLGGLDAETTQGIAIMAPESPQVRDAINRLLERGIEVVQFLAGQPKAGSHDFVGINNHAAGATAAQLIGRFSGGRKGKILVVSETMQAHDSIERRLGFDEVINREYPGLLPLPSVETRGDTARTRRIFETVFANHPDITGLYVMSAEARIPVGEIARVATKPLVKIVHERTPFTEAALRNGDIDAVIAQNSGHLVRSAIRILKARNDQRIPLASQEKIRIEILIKENL is encoded by the coding sequence ATGAGACCAACAGCAAAAGACTTGGCGGTTGAAGCGGGGGTTAGCCTCGCGACCATTGACCGGGTCTTGAACGGTCGCCCCGGCGTCAGGCCGCGGACAGTCACAAAGGTCAACGAAGCCATTGAGAGAATTGGCTTTGTCCGCAACCTTGCGGCGGTCAATCTGGCGCGCAAGAAAAGCTACCAGTTCCGCTTTCTGCTCCCCGATCATGGCGACCAGTTTCTTGATGTCCTGGTCAAGCACATCGAAGAGGCCAAGAAATCCTTTGTCGATGAATTGGCGGATGTCGCGGCCACTCGGCTGCCTGTCGACGATCCCTACAAGCTGGCGGCCTATCTGGGTGGGCTTGATGCGGAGACGACACAGGGCATTGCCATCATGGCGCCGGAGTCACCCCAGGTTCGCGATGCAATCAACCGGCTGCTGGAGCGCGGCATTGAGGTGGTTCAGTTTCTGGCGGGCCAGCCAAAGGCCGGCAGCCATGATTTCGTCGGGATCAACAATCACGCCGCGGGCGCCACCGCAGCGCAGCTGATCGGGCGTTTTTCGGGTGGCCGGAAGGGCAAGATCCTTGTTGTCTCCGAGACCATGCAGGCGCATGACAGCATTGAACGGCGGCTTGGCTTCGATGAGGTCATCAATCGCGAATATCCCGGACTGCTGCCGCTGCCATCGGTGGAAACGCGCGGTGACACAGCGAGAACAAGACGCATTTTCGAAACTGTTTTCGCCAACCATCCTGATATTACGGGCCTCTATGTGATGAGTGCCGAAGCCCGCATTCCTGTTGGCGAAATAGCAAGGGTCGCCACAAAGCCGCTGGTGAAGATTGTTCACGAACGCACCCCCTTTACCGAAGCCGCGCTCAGAAACGGCGACATTGATGCCGTGATTGCGCAAAATTCCGGGCACCTGGTGAGAAGCGCCATCCGAATCCTCAAGGCCCGCAACGATCAACGAATTCCATTGGCTTCGCAGGAAAAAATCCGAATCGAGATCCTGATCAAAGAAAACCTTTGA
- a CDS encoding ABC transporter substrate-binding protein yields MKNRMMNSAATIGLLFGAGFAGATLTTTSAQAADLTLCWAAWDPANALVEMSKDFEAQSGHNMSFEFVPWPNFADRMLNELNSGGKLCDLLIGDSQWIGGAAENGQYVKLNDFFDQEGIKMDDFLPATVTGYAEWPKNTPNYYALPAYADVVGWTYRKDWFERPELQAEFKEKYGRDLDVPKNLAELKDIGEFFQGREIDGKTVYGAAIYTERGSEGITMGVTNALYNYGFLYENPDKPYDLEGFVNSAGAIEGLEYYKALYDCCTPPGASDAYMSQNIDAYKSGQVAMQMNFAFIWPGVEADPNVGGGKSGYFANPAGPAGQYAQLGGQGISVVANSDNKDAALEYIKWFAQKDVQQKWWDVGGASAMRAVVEDPGFASSQPFAQTFLDSMAIVKDFWAEPAYASLLLPMQERIHNYVVAGNGTAKEALDGLVKDWDEVFEDEGKK; encoded by the coding sequence ATGAAAAACAGGATGATGAATTCTGCTGCCACCATCGGTCTGCTGTTCGGCGCGGGTTTTGCTGGTGCGACGCTAACCACGACGTCCGCGCAGGCTGCGGACTTGACCCTTTGCTGGGCGGCCTGGGATCCGGCCAACGCCCTTGTCGAAATGAGCAAGGATTTCGAGGCCCAGTCCGGCCACAATATGAGCTTTGAATTCGTTCCCTGGCCCAACTTTGCCGACCGCATGCTCAATGAGCTGAATTCCGGTGGCAAGCTTTGCGACCTGCTGATCGGTGACAGCCAGTGGATCGGTGGCGCTGCCGAGAACGGCCAGTATGTCAAATTGAATGACTTCTTCGACCAGGAAGGCATCAAGATGGATGACTTTCTTCCCGCGACCGTGACCGGTTATGCGGAATGGCCGAAGAATACTCCGAACTACTATGCGCTGCCCGCCTATGCCGACGTGGTTGGCTGGACCTATCGCAAGGACTGGTTCGAGCGTCCTGAACTGCAGGCCGAGTTCAAGGAGAAGTACGGCCGCGATCTCGACGTGCCGAAGAACCTTGCGGAACTCAAGGACATCGGCGAGTTCTTCCAGGGCCGTGAAATCGACGGCAAGACTGTCTATGGCGCGGCCATCTACACCGAACGCGGCTCGGAAGGCATCACCATGGGTGTGACCAACGCGCTCTACAATTACGGCTTCCTGTATGAAAACCCGGACAAGCCCTACGATCTGGAAGGGTTCGTGAACTCAGCCGGCGCAATCGAAGGTCTCGAATACTACAAGGCCCTGTATGATTGCTGCACGCCTCCTGGCGCGTCCGACGCCTACATGTCCCAGAACATCGACGCTTACAAATCCGGACAGGTCGCCATGCAGATGAACTTCGCGTTCATCTGGCCGGGCGTGGAAGCTGATCCGAATGTCGGCGGTGGCAAGTCAGGCTATTTTGCCAATCCGGCGGGTCCCGCAGGTCAGTACGCCCAGCTCGGTGGCCAGGGCATCTCCGTTGTTGCCAATTCCGACAACAAGGACGCGGCACTGGAATACATCAAGTGGTTTGCGCAAAAGGACGTCCAGCAGAAATGGTGGGACGTGGGCGGCGCATCCGCGATGCGTGCGGTTGTCGAAGATCCCGGTTTCGCCAGCAGCCAGCCTTTCGCGCAGACGTTCCTCGACTCCATGGCGATCGTGAAGGACTTCTGGGCCGAACCTGCCTACGCATCCCTGCTGCTGCCGATGCAGGAGCGCATTCACAACTATGTTGTGGCTGGCAATGGCACCGCAAAGGAAGCCTTGGACGGACTGGTCAAGGACTGGGATGAAGTCTTTGAAGATGAGGGCAAGAAGTAA
- a CDS encoding carbohydrate ABC transporter permease, with amino-acid sequence MAETVIDRAARATPPVMAKKVKGLSDRAIAWIFVAPTIFILLAINIFPLIWTIYLSFTNFRVNRPNNAIEWVGLRNYERILGDPDVWITMQATAHFLIWTIVCQVLIGFTLAYLINKKFRGNDLWTTIIVFPMMLSPAVVGNFWTFLYQPQIGLFNYIVGFVTGADPSSFSMIGEVSLAPWAIVIVDTWMWTPFVMLICLAGLRSIPDSIYEAAECDRASKWRQFWTITIPMILPFLMLAVLFRGIENFKMFDLVVQLTGGGPGNTTTLTSIDLKREAFEKWRTGYSSAYAVILFVTVFGLASIYVKALNKVKQR; translated from the coding sequence ATGGCAGAAACTGTAATAGACCGAGCAGCCCGGGCTACCCCGCCCGTTATGGCGAAAAAGGTAAAGGGGCTTTCCGACAGGGCAATCGCCTGGATCTTTGTTGCTCCGACAATTTTCATCCTTTTGGCGATCAACATTTTCCCGCTGATCTGGACCATTTATCTGAGCTTCACCAATTTTCGGGTGAACCGCCCGAACAATGCCATCGAATGGGTGGGATTGCGAAACTATGAGCGAATCCTGGGCGATCCGGATGTCTGGATCACGATGCAGGCAACCGCGCATTTCCTGATCTGGACCATTGTCTGCCAGGTCCTGATCGGCTTTACACTTGCCTATCTCATCAACAAGAAATTCCGCGGCAACGATCTCTGGACCACGATCATCGTCTTCCCGATGATGCTGTCGCCCGCTGTGGTCGGCAATTTCTGGACCTTCCTCTATCAGCCGCAAATCGGCCTGTTCAATTACATCGTCGGCTTTGTCACCGGCGCCGATCCTTCGAGCTTTTCCATGATCGGCGAGGTGTCTCTCGCACCCTGGGCCATCGTCATCGTTGACACCTGGATGTGGACGCCCTTCGTCATGCTGATCTGTCTTGCCGGACTGAGATCCATTCCCGACAGCATCTATGAAGCGGCGGAGTGCGACCGCGCCAGCAAATGGCGGCAGTTCTGGACCATCACGATCCCGATGATCCTGCCGTTCCTGATGCTGGCCGTGCTGTTCCGCGGCATCGAGAATTTCAAGATGTTTGACCTGGTCGTGCAACTGACCGGTGGCGGGCCTGGCAACACGACCACGCTGACATCCATCGATCTCAAGCGCGAAGCTTTCGAGAAATGGCGGACGGGTTATTCCTCCGCCTACGCTGTCATTCTCTTCGTCACGGTGTTTGGACTGGCGTCCATCTACGTGAAGGCGCTCAACAAGGTGAAACAGAGATGA
- a CDS encoding carbohydrate ABC transporter permease, which translates to MSFSVTEPSTRQKWVAGILVVGYALITMLPLLWIVATGFKSSTDSIAYPPKILFEPTVEGYVNVFTTQTRLSNDMAEEPREDLPWYEQLVREKGNTIVGASRYSERFFNSVIIGFGSTFFAIVLGTAAAYAFSRFKVPLKDDLLFFILSTRMMPPIAVAIPIFLMFRNLGLNDTHAGMILLYTAINLSLAVWLINGFIDEIPIEYEEAALIDGYTRFQAFYKVVLPQAATGIASTAIFCLIFAWNEYALAVLLTSGTAQTAPPFIPTIIGVGGQDWPAVAAGATIFLVPVMVFTILLRKHLLRGITFGAVRK; encoded by the coding sequence ATGAGCTTTTCCGTCACCGAGCCGTCTACACGGCAAAAATGGGTCGCCGGCATCCTGGTCGTTGGCTATGCGCTGATCACCATGCTGCCGCTGCTCTGGATTGTTGCAACAGGCTTCAAATCGTCCACCGACTCCATCGCATACCCGCCCAAGATCCTGTTCGAGCCGACGGTTGAGGGCTATGTGAATGTGTTCACAACCCAAACCCGGCTGAGCAATGACATGGCCGAGGAGCCGCGCGAGGATCTGCCCTGGTACGAGCAGCTGGTGCGCGAAAAGGGCAATACGATTGTCGGTGCCTCGCGTTATTCCGAGCGCTTCTTCAATTCGGTCATCATCGGCTTCGGGTCGACATTCTTCGCGATCGTACTGGGAACCGCGGCAGCCTATGCCTTCTCGCGGTTCAAGGTTCCGCTGAAAGACGATCTGCTGTTCTTCATTCTCTCCACCCGGATGATGCCGCCGATTGCGGTCGCCATTCCGATCTTCCTGATGTTCAGGAATCTCGGGCTCAATGACACCCATGCGGGCATGATCCTGCTCTACACCGCGATCAACCTGTCGCTGGCGGTCTGGCTGATCAACGGCTTCATTGACGAGATCCCGATCGAGTATGAGGAAGCGGCCCTGATCGATGGTTACACCCGGTTCCAGGCGTTCTACAAGGTGGTCCTGCCGCAGGCGGCAACCGGGATCGCATCGACTGCCATCTTCTGCCTGATCTTTGCCTGGAACGAATATGCGCTTGCCGTGCTTCTGACATCGGGCACGGCGCAGACCGCGCCGCCCTTCATCCCCACGATCATCGGCGTTGGCGGTCAGGATTGGCCGGCTGTCGCGGCAGGCGCAACGATCTTCCTGGTCCCTGTGATGGTGTTTACAATCCTGTTGCGCAAGCACCTGCTTCGCGGCATCACCTTCGGCGCGGTGCGCAAATGA
- a CDS encoding ABC transporter ATP-binding protein: protein MAQIMIKNVRKDFGTFTAVKSSTFTIEDGEFFMLLGPSGCGKTTTLRMMAGLELPTSGEIYIDGEEVGMKPASQRDIAFVFQMFALYPHMNVGKNISYPLVSQGMPRAQVKKKVAEVAEILGITDILHRPVGGLSGGDRQRVALGRAIVRDPKAFFMDEPLGALDAEFRERMSEELRALHDRMGATTVYVTHDQLEAMQMGDKIVVMNHGVVEQFGRPQEIYDWPSTMFVAGFLGSPAMNFLEFEGALDTNQTSIHIHGSDFSIPPLLEGARGKLALGVRPEHVRFSDSSSYKGEVLATEYLGTTQIVTIATPNGTIKSRMSAAQPVTVGEMPGLEFDSRTLSIFNVETGQALLSQANQEVLRHG from the coding sequence ATGGCGCAGATCATGATTAAGAATGTGCGCAAGGACTTCGGGACCTTCACGGCGGTCAAATCCTCGACCTTCACCATCGAGGACGGCGAATTCTTCATGCTGCTGGGACCGTCGGGCTGTGGCAAGACCACCACCCTGCGGATGATGGCCGGGCTCGAATTGCCCACCAGCGGGGAAATCTACATCGACGGCGAAGAGGTGGGCATGAAGCCCGCCAGCCAGCGCGACATTGCCTTCGTGTTCCAGATGTTCGCGCTCTACCCGCACATGAATGTCGGCAAGAACATCTCCTATCCGCTTGTGAGCCAGGGCATGCCCAGGGCCCAGGTGAAGAAGAAGGTCGCGGAAGTGGCCGAGATATTGGGGATCACGGATATCCTCCACCGCCCAGTAGGCGGCCTGTCGGGCGGTGACCGTCAGCGTGTCGCGCTGGGCCGCGCCATCGTGCGCGATCCCAAGGCCTTCTTCATGGACGAGCCGCTTGGCGCGCTCGATGCCGAGTTCCGTGAGCGCATGTCCGAAGAGTTGCGCGCGCTGCACGATCGCATGGGTGCGACGACGGTCTATGTGACCCACGATCAGCTCGAAGCCATGCAGATGGGCGACAAGATCGTGGTGATGAACCACGGCGTGGTCGAGCAGTTCGGCCGGCCGCAGGAGATCTACGACTGGCCGTCAACGATGTTCGTCGCCGGATTTCTGGGCTCACCCGCGATGAACTTCCTTGAGTTCGAAGGTGCGCTCGACACCAATCAGACCAGCATTCATATACATGGCAGCGACTTTTCGATCCCGCCTTTGCTCGAAGGTGCCAGGGGCAAGCTCGCGCTCGGCGTGCGGCCCGAGCATGTCCGGTTCTCCGATTCAAGCAGCTACAAGGGGGAAGTGCTTGCGACCGAGTATCTCGGCACCACCCAGATCGTGACCATCGCCACCCCGAACGGAACCATCAAGTCCCGGATGAGCGCGGCGCAGCCTGTCACGGTTGGCGAAATGCCAGGCCTGGAATTCGATTCCCGCACACTATCGATCTTCAATGTCGAGACGGGCCAGGCCTTGTTGTCACAGGCCAATCAGGAGGTCCTGCGACATGGCTGA
- a CDS encoding ABC transporter ATP-binding protein — protein MAEVVLKDVTKRFGADVALDNVSMTVPDGSFVVLLGPTGAGKTTTLRMISGLDKPDSGEILIGGQSMAGLTPAQRNVAMVFQQYSLYPHLTVRENLEFPLKSPLLKTPADEIARKIKEVAEVLQISHKLDNKATALSGGEMQRVSIGRALVRTPAIYLMDEPLSSLDAKLRADLRIELKRIQSNSGATLLYVTHDQIEAMTMATHVGVLDRGKLVQFGSPREIYENPVSIYAASRLGQPRVNILPASLFGGAPGNADKIGLRPEQIVQGEGEDSLVTRVEHLGDQTRLHLSFKSHDLVTVTDAHTELSEGDTVKIRPEKPFYFDALGDRIA, from the coding sequence ATGGCTGAAGTCGTTCTGAAAGATGTGACCAAGCGCTTCGGCGCGGATGTGGCGCTCGACAATGTCAGCATGACCGTTCCCGATGGGTCGTTTGTCGTTCTGCTGGGGCCGACAGGTGCGGGCAAGACGACCACCCTGCGAATGATATCGGGCCTCGACAAACCGGATTCCGGAGAAATCCTGATCGGTGGCCAGTCAATGGCGGGGCTCACTCCGGCTCAGCGCAACGTGGCCATGGTCTTCCAGCAGTACTCGCTCTATCCGCATCTCACCGTGCGCGAGAATCTGGAATTCCCGCTCAAGTCGCCGCTTCTTAAGACACCCGCCGATGAGATCGCGCGCAAGATCAAGGAAGTCGCCGAGGTCCTGCAGATCTCCCACAAGCTCGACAACAAGGCGACCGCCCTCTCCGGTGGCGAGATGCAGCGGGTTTCCATCGGACGAGCCCTGGTCCGGACACCCGCAATCTACCTGATGGACGAGCCCCTGAGTTCGCTGGACGCCAAACTGCGTGCCGATCTGCGCATCGAGTTGAAGCGCATTCAATCCAATTCCGGCGCGACGCTTTTGTATGTGACCCACGACCAGATCGAAGCGATGACCATGGCGACCCATGTTGGCGTTCTCGACCGCGGCAAGCTGGTGCAGTTCGGCAGCCCGCGGGAGATCTATGAGAACCCGGTCAGCATCTACGCCGCAAGCCGCCTCGGCCAGCCCAGGGTCAACATCCTGCCGGCCTCGCTATTTGGCGGCGCGCCCGGCAATGCCGACAAGATCGGCCTGCGACCGGAACAGATTGTCCAAGGCGAGGGCGAAGACAGCCTGGTGACCCGTGTCGAACATCTCGGCGACCAGACGCGATTGCATCTCAGTTTCAAGAGCCATGACCTGGTGACTGTGACCGATGCGCACACAGAACTAAGCGAAGGCGACACGGTGAAGATACGGCCTGAGAAGCCATTCTATTTCGATGCGCTGGGCGACCGGATTGCTTAG
- a CDS encoding dihydroxyacetone kinase subunit DhaK, protein MTQFMNQKESIVTDAVDGIVATSGGKLARLDGYPHIRVVVRNDWDKSKVALVSGGGSGHEPAHAGFVGAGLLTAAVCGDVFASPSVDAVLAGILAVTGPAGCLLIVKNYTGDRLNFGLAAERAKAFGLDVSMVVVDDDVALPDLPQARGVAGTLFVHKIAGAMAEAGASLDEITARVENVIAGTKTIGMSLDTCTVPGSPKEARIPKGMAELGLGIHGEAGVEQIQYTDARQAMDAVCAKLASHMGAGSHVALLNNLGGTSVLEMAVLANELARSEIAGKLKWIIGPAAMVTSLDMRGFSVSVYPATNEDLQALSEPTSLAAWPGVAGIAPVTVLNLPDGLAPIKPLASEHAETRTFLTQCCEILIACESDLNVLDAKSGDGDTGSTLAGAAHALIASMDTLPLADHTQLYRALGQELSQTMGGSSGVLLAIFFAAAGDAASSGLSMTGALKAGLARMQEIGGADLGDRTMVDALHPALDALDESLAAAAKAARAGADHTSTMIKANAGRAAYINAQQLEGHTDPGAEAVARLFEHLRG, encoded by the coding sequence ATGACCCAGTTTATGAACCAGAAGGAAAGCATCGTCACCGATGCCGTTGATGGTATTGTCGCGACATCCGGAGGCAAGCTTGCCCGATTGGATGGGTATCCGCACATCCGGGTTGTGGTGCGCAATGATTGGGACAAGTCGAAGGTGGCGCTGGTCTCGGGCGGCGGTTCCGGCCATGAGCCTGCGCATGCGGGATTTGTCGGTGCGGGATTGCTGACCGCCGCAGTCTGCGGCGATGTGTTTGCGTCCCCTTCTGTGGACGCCGTTCTGGCGGGCATTCTGGCTGTGACTGGACCTGCCGGGTGTCTGCTGATCGTCAAGAACTACACCGGCGACCGGCTGAATTTCGGATTGGCGGCCGAGCGTGCCAAGGCCTTTGGTCTTGATGTCAGCATGGTTGTTGTCGATGACGATGTGGCTCTGCCGGATCTGCCGCAGGCACGCGGCGTGGCCGGCACCCTCTTCGTGCACAAGATCGCCGGTGCGATGGCCGAAGCGGGCGCCAGCCTCGATGAGATCACCGCCCGCGTCGAAAACGTCATCGCTGGCACAAAGACGATCGGCATGTCGCTCGACACCTGCACGGTTCCGGGTTCTCCCAAGGAAGCCCGCATCCCCAAAGGCATGGCCGAACTGGGCCTTGGCATCCATGGCGAAGCCGGTGTCGAGCAGATTCAGTACACCGATGCCCGACAGGCGATGGATGCCGTCTGCGCCAAGCTTGCCTCGCATATGGGGGCTGGCAGTCACGTGGCGTTGCTCAACAATCTCGGCGGAACATCTGTGCTTGAAATGGCCGTCCTGGCCAATGAACTGGCAAGATCAGAGATCGCTGGAAAACTGAAATGGATCATCGGCCCGGCCGCAATGGTCACCTCACTGGACATGCGTGGCTTCTCCGTTTCGGTTTATCCGGCCACCAATGAAGACCTGCAAGCCCTATCTGAGCCAACCTCGCTTGCGGCCTGGCCCGGAGTTGCCGGGATTGCCCCGGTCACGGTGCTCAATCTGCCAGACGGCCTGGCGCCGATCAAACCGCTTGCTTCCGAGCATGCTGAAACGCGGACATTTCTGACCCAATGCTGCGAGATCCTGATCGCATGCGAAAGCGATCTCAATGTGCTGGATGCAAAATCCGGCGATGGCGACACCGGCTCGACGCTTGCAGGGGCGGCCCACGCCTTGATCGCGTCGATGGACACGCTTCCGCTGGCGGATCACACCCAGCTCTATCGCGCCCTTGGCCAGGAGCTCAGCCAGACCATGGGCGGGTCTTCAGGCGTGTTGCTGGCGATCTTCTTCGCCGCCGCAGGCGACGCCGCATCGAGCGGTCTGTCCATGACCGGAGCGCTGAAGGCCGGCCTTGCGAGGATGCAGGAAATCGGCGGCGCGGACCTTGGCGACCGGACCATGGTGGATGCGCTTCATCCGGCCCTCGACGCGCTGGACGAAAGCCTCGCCGCGGCAGCGAAGGCTGCCCGGGCCGGTGCGGACCATACCTCGACCATGATCAAGGCAAATGCCGGCCGTGCGGCCTATATCAATGCGCAGCAGCTTGAGGGTCACACCGATCCCGGTGCGGAAGCCGTTGCCCGCCTGTTTGAGCATTTGCGGGGCTGA
- a CDS encoding AMP-binding protein → MKMADNYLFDSLLAAKLASAEGRNALFATLPEDGRRYSYGDVEEVSGRFANVLVGLGVNPGDRVAVQVPKSIESIMLYLAVVRAGAVFLPLNTGYTPVEIEYFLGNATPRIFVCDPKKRADYEALTSSLGIGLETMGVWQNHETSAGSLPDAGLAAPTVFDTVSRSADDLAAILYTSGTTGRSKGAMLSHANLVSNAETLADVWHFTKDDVLLHALPIFHTHGLFVATNVTLSAGASLIFLSGFSAETIITNIPGATSLMGVPTFYTRLLDEPGFTADLVKHMRLFVSGSAPLLAETHVQFEQCTGHRILERYGMTETNMNTSNPYDGERRAGTVGFPLPGVDLRIVDAETGKALPQGEIGIIEVKGPNVFSGYWQMPEKTREEFREDGFFITGDVGVIDVDGYVQIVGRSKDLIISGGYNIYPKELELLLDEDEGVLESAVIGVPHPDFGEAVVAVLVPKPAAKLDEAGIMESIQSKIARFKQPKRIVVLDELPRNTMGKVQKNVLRDTYKALFSA, encoded by the coding sequence ATGAAAATGGCTGACAACTATCTTTTTGACAGTTTGCTCGCCGCCAAACTGGCTTCAGCAGAAGGCCGAAACGCTCTGTTTGCGACGCTCCCCGAGGATGGTCGCCGATATTCCTATGGCGATGTCGAGGAGGTCTCCGGCCGTTTCGCCAATGTGCTGGTGGGCCTGGGCGTCAACCCCGGCGACCGGGTCGCCGTGCAGGTGCCGAAATCCATCGAATCCATCATGCTCTATCTCGCCGTGGTCCGTGCCGGCGCCGTCTTCCTGCCACTCAACACAGGCTACACACCGGTGGAGATCGAGTATTTCCTGGGCAACGCCACGCCACGCATCTTTGTCTGCGACCCGAAAAAACGCGCCGACTATGAGGCGTTGACGTCCAGCCTTGGCATCGGGCTTGAAACCATGGGGGTCTGGCAGAATCATGAGACCAGCGCCGGCTCGCTTCCCGACGCCGGGCTTGCCGCGCCCACCGTGTTCGACACCGTTTCAAGGTCGGCCGACGACCTCGCCGCCATACTCTACACCTCCGGCACCACCGGGCGTTCGAAAGGCGCGATGCTGAGCCATGCCAATCTGGTGTCCAATGCCGAAACCCTTGCCGATGTCTGGCACTTCACCAAGGATGATGTGCTTCTGCACGCGCTGCCGATCTTTCACACTCACGGTCTGTTCGTGGCCACCAATGTGACCTTGAGCGCCGGCGCCTCACTGATCTTCCTGTCCGGCTTTAGCGCCGAGACGATCATCACAAACATTCCCGGCGCCACCAGCCTGATGGGTGTGCCGACCTTCTACACGCGGCTGCTTGATGAGCCGGGTTTCACTGCCGACCTGGTCAAGCACATGCGTCTGTTCGTTTCCGGCAGCGCTCCGCTGCTGGCCGAAACCCATGTGCAGTTCGAACAGTGCACCGGCCATCGCATTCTCGAACGCTATGGCATGACAGAAACCAACATGAACACCTCCAACCCCTATGACGGCGAACGGCGGGCTGGCACGGTTGGTTTTCCGCTGCCTGGCGTCGACCTGCGCATCGTCGATGCCGAGACCGGAAAGGCGTTGCCTCAGGGCGAAATCGGCATCATCGAGGTCAAGGGTCCGAACGTGTTTTCCGGCTACTGGCAGATGCCGGAAAAGACCAGGGAGGAATTCCGCGAGGACGGCTTCTTCATTACCGGTGATGTCGGTGTCATTGATGTTGATGGTTATGTTCAGATCGTCGGGCGCTCCAAGGACCTGATCATTTCCGGCGGCTATAACATCTATCCCAAGGAACTGGAGCTGCTGCTCGACGAGGACGAGGGTGTTCTCGAATCCGCTGTCATCGGCGTGCCCCATCCTGATTTCGGCGAAGCGGTGGTGGCGGTGCTGGTGCCCAAGCCGGCCGCGAAGCTTGATGAGGCTGGAATTATGGAAAGCATCCAGTCGAAGATCGCCCGCTTCAAGCAACCCAAGCGCATCGTTGTTCTCGATGAACTGCCACGCAACACGATGGGCAAAGTTCAGAAGAACGTTCTGCGCGACACCTACAAGGCGCTGTTCTCAGCCTGA
- a CDS encoding L-idonate 5-dehydrogenase produces MKTRVCRLYGQNDLRIETDDVAAPQEGEVLLAIAAGGICGSDMHYVSDGGIGTIRVREPIILGHEASGQVLSIGPGVTGLAAGDGVAINPSRPCGTCGYCAEGLPMHCLEMRFSGSAMRLPHEQGLFRDKIIVQAEQCIRLPQGADLGAVACAEPLAVCLHAARMAGEIAGKRVLVTGAGPIGTLCAAIAANAGAAEVVVTDLEDAVLDVARQMGATHTINVARDGAEMERYGADKGHFHLAFECSAAAPAIKSAVAALRPRGVLVQVGVAGDTPMPVNALVGKEIRLQGTHRFHEEFAEAVEAITTGRIDVRPMITGRYPLDQATVAFAAAGDRSRSVKVHLEFAGPADG; encoded by the coding sequence CGGCCAAAACGATCTTCGCATTGAAACCGACGACGTCGCAGCTCCGCAGGAGGGTGAGGTGCTGCTGGCGATCGCCGCCGGCGGAATTTGCGGGTCGGACATGCATTATGTCTCCGATGGCGGCATCGGCACGATCCGTGTGCGCGAGCCGATCATTCTTGGCCACGAGGCTTCCGGCCAGGTGCTTTCCATTGGCCCCGGCGTTACGGGACTGGCCGCTGGTGATGGCGTCGCGATCAACCCGAGCCGGCCTTGCGGAACCTGCGGCTACTGCGCGGAAGGCCTGCCGATGCATTGCCTCGAGATGCGCTTCAGCGGCTCGGCAATGCGCCTGCCCCACGAACAAGGCCTGTTTCGCGACAAGATCATTGTCCAGGCCGAGCAATGCATCCGACTCCCGCAAGGCGCTGATCTGGGGGCTGTCGCCTGCGCGGAACCGCTGGCGGTCTGCCTTCACGCAGCCAGGATGGCGGGAGAGATTGCCGGCAAGCGGGTGCTCGTCACAGGCGCCGGTCCCATCGGCACTCTGTGCGCGGCAATTGCCGCCAACGCAGGGGCTGCGGAAGTTGTGGTCACCGACCTTGAAGATGCCGTGCTCGACGTGGCGCGCCAGATGGGCGCCACCCACACCATCAATGTCGCCCGCGATGGCGCCGAGATGGAACGCTATGGCGCCGACAAGGGCCATTTCCACCTGGCCTTCGAATGCTCTGCGGCCGCACCTGCGATCAAGAGCGCGGTGGCCGCATTGCGTCCGCGCGGCGTGCTGGTCCAGGTGGGCGTGGCGGGTGACACGCCGATGCCGGTCAACGCGCTTGTCGGCAAGGAAATCCGCCTGCAGGGCACGCACCGCTTTCATGAAGAGTTTGCCGAGGCCGTCGAGGCCATCACCACAGGCCGCATTGATGTCCGGCCGATGATCACCGGACGTTATCCGCTGGACCAGGCCACCGTAGCCTTTGCCGCCGCCGGTGACCGGTCGCGCTCGGTCAAGGTTCACCTCGAGTTCGCAGGCCCCGCCGACGGCTGA